In the uncultured Methanobacterium sp. genome, one interval contains:
- a CDS encoding FmdE family protein, translating to MRKQGVILVIATIMALILCGAVSATDSSTTGGEGNLSDVNASEPVDPILWVDVGYEYADDKINPEIAVTDSNNNNVTFDKTKYSDTLYRLNFTYAGVTNGTMFNVMVSAPGYITQKKQVAVYQASTDPEFIGTADFDMQATENYKLGREVTAKADQLLHFATADDVLCITTAGLAYRNGTTTEDCLEGILNGSHGEISYGQGNLLTFQSVRTDPVDFCFIVRNGSSLTAAFFKNGTLTPAYFGTFSAIDQTLWDNTIKTTFGDKAFGYVSLANAWKEGLSTDILRQAAYHGHVCLGTLSGQAMVSLLLKYYPPGVYGNDGELEATSYRAIGVPGNSDDDAYVYSLDLTTGKRSYVGYSTTGDNMVGFIRWCASTNLGTLIIMRFNEDAVVQLYKQQTGNTAYSGIAGELAFNTWLINKLENDPDSLVEIMYVFDNITASVHNNLTGGVDSKKVVCDALGLDMDYILGLNLTNVANQRVATNYSTGNMTQDQIKQIGTDAANQAIALFAADGITLEKDDYNLTVFTSAGYVRVNGQVMDMTFDGIYNVLGSRLSRATLLPVHNARFNDLYFQFSLEYNGTVITKTIWYNSTTGILEAKDKAGCIIDQVILYDPPYDSLMAWLWHNHVCGGSSPGYIITNYVYDNFPIGENESYAFIGNSISCRDDIYSYLLGVSPGAGTYFSQRMTSDSTGKSIGIISVYDSKTNTRRVAIIDWTAPKFAPGSNSYEEYIRLYWRDYSSPNLISAPVVSLSADTWVTEEEWQMIISGGGASGDSLSYIHGLPVRTQAELISIQGGSQTPGGSTSTGTGSTGTGTSSGSLVGSATGSGNSFGLSNGSNTSGVNVSAATVTNSTTSSVGAQPGEAKAYEVTQAGAQGSEGTPWGLYAIVGVIAVLALGGVGFFYKGGKF from the coding sequence ATGAGAAAACAAGGAGTAATACTAGTAATAGCGACTATAATGGCACTAATTCTTTGTGGAGCAGTTTCTGCTACGGATTCATCTACTACTGGAGGTGAAGGTAATCTTTCTGATGTTAATGCTTCTGAACCTGTTGACCCCATTCTTTGGGTGGATGTAGGATACGAGTATGCAGATGATAAGATTAACCCTGAAATTGCAGTAACAGATTCCAATAACAATAATGTAACTTTTGACAAGACAAAGTACTCAGACACACTCTACCGATTGAACTTCACCTATGCAGGTGTTACCAACGGAACCATGTTTAATGTAATGGTCAGTGCTCCGGGTTACATTACCCAGAAAAAGCAGGTGGCTGTTTATCAGGCGAGCACGGATCCAGAGTTTATTGGAACTGCAGATTTTGACATGCAAGCCACCGAGAACTACAAACTAGGCCGAGAAGTAACTGCCAAAGCAGACCAGTTACTGCACTTTGCAACAGCAGATGATGTTCTGTGCATAACCACAGCTGGTTTGGCTTATCGTAATGGTACCACCACTGAAGATTGTTTAGAAGGTATTTTGAACGGTTCTCATGGTGAAATCAGCTACGGGCAAGGTAACCTGTTAACTTTCCAGTCAGTTAGAACTGACCCTGTAGATTTCTGTTTTATTGTTAGAAACGGAAGCTCACTGACTGCAGCTTTCTTCAAGAACGGCACATTAACCCCGGCCTATTTTGGTACCTTTTCTGCCATAGACCAGACATTATGGGACAACACCATAAAAACTACTTTCGGTGACAAAGCTTTTGGTTATGTCAGCCTTGCCAACGCATGGAAAGAAGGACTCTCCACAGACATACTAAGACAGGCGGCCTATCATGGGCATGTTTGTTTGGGAACATTGAGTGGACAAGCAATGGTCAGTCTTTTACTCAAATACTACCCACCTGGGGTGTATGGTAATGATGGAGAACTAGAAGCAACAAGTTACAGAGCTATTGGTGTACCTGGTAACTCAGATGATGATGCATATGTATATTCTCTGGATTTAACAACAGGTAAACGTTCTTATGTGGGGTATAGTACTACTGGAGACAACATGGTAGGATTCATCCGATGGTGTGCATCAACTAATCTAGGAACTCTCATAATAATGAGATTCAATGAAGATGCGGTGGTCCAGTTATATAAACAACAAACAGGTAATACTGCATATTCTGGCATAGCTGGTGAATTAGCTTTCAATACATGGTTAATTAACAAATTGGAAAATGACCCAGACTCTTTAGTAGAAATAATGTACGTTTTTGACAATATAACTGCATCAGTTCACAACAACCTCACTGGAGGAGTAGACTCCAAAAAGGTTGTATGTGATGCATTAGGGCTTGACATGGACTACATACTGGGCCTGAATTTAACTAATGTAGCAAACCAGAGAGTTGCCACCAATTACTCAACTGGGAACATGACTCAAGACCAGATCAAACAGATCGGAACCGATGCTGCCAACCAAGCCATTGCATTATTCGCAGCAGATGGCATTACTTTGGAGAAAGATGACTATAATCTTACAGTCTTCACTTCTGCAGGTTATGTACGTGTCAATGGCCAAGTGATGGATATGACTTTTGATGGAATCTATAATGTATTAGGTTCCCGACTTTCCAGAGCAACCTTACTGCCAGTACATAATGCAAGATTCAACGACCTATACTTCCAGTTCAGTCTGGAATATAATGGAACTGTCATCACTAAAACTATTTGGTACAATTCAACAACAGGAATACTGGAAGCTAAAGACAAAGCTGGATGTATCATAGACCAAGTAATACTGTATGATCCACCATACGATTCTTTAATGGCATGGTTATGGCACAACCACGTTTGTGGTGGTAGTTCACCCGGATACATAATCACTAATTATGTATACGATAATTTCCCTATTGGAGAAAACGAAAGTTATGCTTTCATAGGCAATTCCATCAGCTGTAGAGATGATATCTACTCCTACCTTTTAGGGGTTTCCCCTGGTGCTGGAACTTACTTCAGCCAGCGGATGACTAGTGATTCAACAGGTAAGAGTATTGGAATTATCAGTGTCTATGACAGCAAAACTAACACCCGAAGAGTAGCCATCATAGATTGGACCGCTCCAAAATTTGCTCCAGGTTCCAACTCTTATGAAGAATACATAAGATTGTACTGGAGAGATTATTCCTCACCTAACCTGATTTCTGCACCGGTAGTATCTCTATCAGCAGATACATGGGTAACTGAGGAAGAATGGCAAATGATCATATCTGGAGGTGGTGCATCAGGTGATTCCCTGAGCTATATCCATGGTTTACCGGTACGTACCCAAGCTGAACTAATTAGTATTCAGGGAGGTTCACAGACACCCGGAGGTTCAACTTCCACCGGAACTGGATCAACCGGCACAGGAACAAGCTCTGGATCTTTAGTTGGCTCAGCCACTGGAAGTGGTAATAGCTTTGGATTATCCAATGGGTCTAACACTTCGGGGGTTAATGTTAGTGCAGCTACTGTAACTAACTCAACCACTAGCTCTGTCGGAGCTCAACCTGGTGAAGCAAAAGCCTACGAAGTCACTCAAGCTGGTGCACAAGGTTCAGAAGGAACTCCATGGGGGCTTTATGCCATTGTTGGAGTGATAGCTGTTCTAGCATTAGGTGGAGTAGGATTCTTCTACAAAGGTGGTAAGTTCTAG
- a CDS encoding FmdE family protein: MRKQGVILVIATIMALILCGAVSATDSSITGGEGNISDVNSSGNVDPILWVNVGYEYANDNITPEIKVTDSNNNSVAFDKTKYSDTLYKLNFTYAGVNNGTMFNVMVSAPGYITQKKQVSVYQAGTDPEFVGNLNFDMNATENYKLGREVTSTANQQLNFSTADAVLAITTAGVPQLNGGTSEDCIEGILNGSNGFISYGKGNLLMLRQTAVDPVDFAFIVKRGTALIAMCFRNGTATQVYLGTISENMSAADWNKLIASVGGENAFSFASLANAWNAGAPSDLLREAAFHGHVCQGTISGYTITQALLKYYPPIQETAGGSGSPGDITSYKVIGVPGDSDDDAAMYFLDATPGKGGYAGFDTTPTGATNNLVGFIRWNGNTNTGELIILRFKRAENRQQFEQETGITLNNDLAELKFNTWILGKLKTNPEQLVEFITEKKGLTEEQYYYILGTASNITNSNGTVRIPAQEAHGLDMAYINSLNLTNATRATASTTSATELTYDQLKQIGVDAANLAKQIFKDQLGIDLEKDDADLAVLTSAGYVYLNGQSTEATWDGIFEVLGSRLSRSTLLPIHMGLWKPLWYTFALRGANGTTLNALYMRYDPVTKQWIVTNGSDGNKVNDIGPAALNNQTKVNNLNKVFPDGNFFNIQSIANAWRNNPHFDQLVTFLFHDHACPGVQPGFFITDYIFNNIPLGENQSYTYIADSIYCKDDSLVYLLGVSPGMGTYLNQRLPNEDVDSDIINGGTEEGVLVVWDSKLNIGYAYVISFKWATIDLSGLSTSDAKREAQIAAYISIYNGEPNSRVQSLPVTATSDRRIITESEFNALRQGGTASNNALEYLRGIPERSLSDLVPVQGGETSPGTSTGTGTGSLVGSATGSGSSFGLSNGSNTSGVNVSAATVTNSTSGSVGTQPGDAKAYEVTQAGAQGSDGTPWGLYAIIGVIAILALGGVGFFYKGGKL, encoded by the coding sequence ATGAGAAAACAAGGAGTAATACTAGTAATAGCGACTATAATGGCATTAATTCTTTGTGGAGCAGTTTCTGCTACAGATTCATCTATTACTGGGGGTGAGGGCAATATTTCTGATGTTAATTCTTCGGGTAATGTCGATCCCATCCTCTGGGTGAATGTTGGTTATGAATATGCAAATGATAACATAACTCCAGAAATTAAAGTTACTGATTCCAATAATAACAGTGTAGCTTTTGACAAGACAAAGTACTCAGACACACTCTACAAGTTGAACTTCACATATGCTGGTGTTAACAACGGAACCATGTTTAATGTAATGGTCAGTGCGCCGGGTTACATTACCCAGAAAAAGCAGGTGTCTGTTTATCAGGCTGGCACAGATCCAGAGTTTGTAGGAAATCTAAATTTTGATATGAATGCCACTGAAAACTACAAACTGGGTCGTGAAGTAACTTCCACAGCAAACCAACAGCTGAATTTCTCAACTGCTGATGCTGTTTTAGCCATAACCACTGCAGGTGTACCACAACTCAATGGAGGCACCAGTGAAGACTGTATTGAAGGTATTTTAAACGGTTCAAATGGTTTTATCAGTTATGGTAAAGGAAATCTATTGATGCTCAGGCAAACTGCAGTAGATCCAGTGGACTTTGCATTCATTGTTAAAAGAGGAACTGCCTTAATTGCAATGTGTTTCAGGAATGGGACTGCAACCCAGGTTTATTTGGGCACTATCTCTGAGAATATGTCCGCTGCAGATTGGAATAAATTAATTGCCTCTGTAGGTGGAGAAAATGCATTTTCATTTGCCAGCCTTGCAAACGCCTGGAATGCAGGTGCCCCCTCAGATCTGTTGAGAGAAGCAGCCTTCCATGGCCATGTTTGTCAAGGAACTATAAGTGGATATACCATCACGCAGGCGTTACTCAAATATTATCCTCCAATACAGGAAACTGCAGGAGGGTCCGGTTCTCCTGGTGATATAACATCCTATAAAGTTATAGGAGTTCCAGGTGACTCAGATGATGATGCAGCAATGTATTTCCTCGATGCTACACCTGGAAAAGGCGGTTATGCTGGATTTGACACCACTCCAACCGGAGCCACCAATAACCTGGTAGGTTTCATCCGATGGAACGGTAACACCAACACTGGAGAACTCATTATCCTGAGGTTCAAACGTGCAGAAAACAGACAACAGTTCGAACAGGAAACAGGAATAACTCTAAACAACGACTTAGCTGAGTTAAAATTCAACACATGGATACTGGGTAAACTTAAAACCAACCCAGAGCAACTGGTTGAATTCATAACTGAAAAAAAAGGACTCACTGAAGAACAGTACTACTATATCCTGGGAACAGCATCCAACATTACCAACTCAAATGGAACAGTCCGTATACCTGCACAGGAAGCTCATGGACTAGACATGGCATACATTAACAGTCTGAACTTAACCAATGCAACCAGAGCAACTGCAAGCACAACCAGTGCCACAGAGTTAACCTATGATCAGTTAAAACAGATAGGTGTTGACGCAGCTAATCTGGCAAAACAGATATTCAAAGATCAACTAGGAATAGACCTTGAAAAAGACGATGCTGACTTAGCAGTTCTAACATCTGCAGGATACGTCTACTTAAATGGTCAATCCACCGAAGCAACATGGGATGGGATATTCGAAGTTCTGGGTTCACGGCTAAGCAGATCTACTTTACTACCAATCCACATGGGATTATGGAAACCATTATGGTACACCTTCGCACTTCGCGGTGCAAATGGAACAACCCTCAATGCACTCTACATGAGATATGATCCAGTAACCAAACAATGGATAGTAACCAACGGTAGTGATGGGAACAAAGTAAACGACATAGGACCAGCAGCTTTAAACAATCAAACAAAAGTGAACAATTTGAACAAAGTATTCCCAGATGGTAATTTCTTCAACATACAGAGTATTGCCAACGCTTGGAGAAACAACCCTCATTTTGATCAACTAGTGACCTTCCTCTTCCACGACCACGCCTGTCCTGGAGTACAGCCTGGATTCTTCATAACGGATTACATATTCAATAATATTCCATTAGGAGAAAACCAGAGTTATACCTACATTGCAGATAGTATATACTGCAAAGATGACAGTTTGGTCTACTTACTTGGTGTTTCCCCTGGAATGGGTACCTACCTGAACCAGAGACTACCCAATGAAGATGTTGATTCAGACATTATAAATGGTGGAACTGAAGAAGGAGTTCTAGTGGTATGGGATAGCAAACTCAACATTGGTTATGCGTATGTTATAAGCTTTAAATGGGCTACAATCGACCTATCAGGTCTTTCGACCAGTGATGCAAAACGAGAAGCTCAGATAGCAGCTTATATCAGTATATACAATGGCGAACCCAATTCAAGAGTTCAGAGTTTACCAGTGACTGCAACAAGTGACCGGAGAATTATAACTGAAAGTGAATTCAATGCCCTCAGGCAGGGTGGAACTGCATCTAACAATGCTTTGGAGTATTTAAGAGGAATACCTGAACGTAGTCTCTCTGATCTTGTGCCTGTACAGGGTGGTGAAACTTCTCCCGGTACCTCAACTGGAACTGGTACTGGATCTTTAGTTGGCTCAGCAACTGGAAGTGGTAGTTCATTTGGATTATCCAATGGGTCTAACACTTCTGGGGTTAATGTTAGTGCAGCTACTGTGACTAACTCAACCAGTGGTTCTGTTGGAACTCAACCTGGTGATGCAAAAGCCTATGAAGTTACTCAAGCTGGTGCACAAGGTTCAGACGGAACTCCATGGGGGCTTTATGCCATTATTGGAGTGATAGCTATTCTAGCATTGGGTGGAGTAGGATTCTTCTACAAAGGTGGTAAGCTCTAG